From Salvia hispanica cultivar TCC Black 2014 unplaced genomic scaffold, UniMelb_Shisp_WGS_1.0 HiC_scaffold_594, whole genome shotgun sequence:
CGAGACTGATCCAGCCGTTTAATCGACTGGTGCAGCTCGTACACCGCATCTCCCACCATCTCCACACACTCGCTCGCCCGCCGCAGCTCTCTCAGCACCTTGGAAGTCGTCTGCGTGGCGTTGTACGTCGCGATGAGGGCCGTCATGGCTAGGAGCTTCGGGCTGCCCTTGATCTTCCCCGCGTGCTTGGTCAGAGCTTTGTTGCATAATCTTGGGTACAGCGTCGTTTTGCATGAGTTCGTCACGTATATGGAAGCCGGGTGCGCTGAGCACGATGTTGTCGGGATTGAATAGAAGACGCATAGAAATACAAGAATTAGATttttgtgaagaagaagatgcgATGTCTTCATTGTTGATAAAACTATCTAGCTAGGAGTGTGAAGAAATGGATATTTTATTATCCAGGGATTTTGGCACTATATATACATGGTTATGTCTTCTTGTGAATATATTGACATTTGTTCTTTACCAACATGATAATAG
This genomic window contains:
- the LOC125199632 gene encoding pectinesterase inhibitor 10-like, with product MKTSHLLLHKNLILVFLCVFYSIPTTSCSAHPASIYVTNSCKTTLYPRLCNKALTKHAGKIKGSPKLLAMTALIATYNATQTTSKVLRELRRASECVEMVGDAVYELHQSIKRLDQSRKGSRQFFGQMDDVQTWVSAALTDDDTCMDDFKAVGRRQVLARGFVYTVARLTSISLTFINNYASL